From one Terriglobia bacterium genomic stretch:
- a CDS encoding response regulator, with amino-acid sequence MANTIAKVLLVDDHMDNLTVLEAVLKSDDLQLLKARSGREALEILLAHEIALALIDVQMPEMDGLELAQLMRGTERSRRIPILFITASLHNPQRVFKGYSLGAVDFIFKPVEPHILKTKVDVFVQLHRQNRQIAEQLEEQHEILRLNELLSAAIAHDLRNPLQSIAAGAAVVLQKSSDECIVRSTAERIHASCVRMTKLIEDLLDFSNLRLTGSFPVKPAGTSLLEIVKKVIAEHELADATATINLTAIGDLQGTWDESRMCQAVSNLIGNALNHGDRSEPVTIVLNGAHPDDIVCSVHNKGHIPDSVLPYVFDPFRSSASKGSGVSGLGLGLYIVAQIVKTHGGSIGVDSKPDTGTGFTIELPRHVPGAHQMRMERCLGA; translated from the coding sequence ATGGCAAATACAATCGCGAAAGTGCTTCTGGTAGATGACCACATGGACAATCTTACCGTTCTTGAAGCCGTGCTGAAGTCAGACGACCTTCAATTGCTGAAAGCGAGATCCGGCCGCGAGGCCCTGGAAATCCTTCTTGCCCATGAAATTGCGCTTGCGCTGATCGACGTACAGATGCCGGAGATGGACGGGTTGGAGCTTGCGCAGCTCATGCGAGGAACCGAAAGATCAAGGAGGATTCCGATTCTATTCATTACCGCTTCGTTGCACAATCCACAGAGGGTTTTCAAAGGATATTCACTCGGCGCCGTCGATTTCATATTCAAACCGGTGGAGCCGCATATCTTGAAAACCAAGGTCGACGTGTTTGTCCAGCTTCACCGGCAGAACCGGCAAATCGCCGAACAGCTCGAAGAGCAGCACGAAATACTCAGGCTCAACGAACTGTTATCCGCAGCAATCGCCCATGATTTGCGAAATCCACTGCAGAGCATCGCCGCTGGAGCGGCAGTGGTTCTTCAGAAATCCAGCGACGAATGCATCGTCCGCTCGACCGCCGAGCGCATCCATGCGAGTTGTGTCCGAATGACAAAACTGATTGAGGACCTCCTCGACTTTTCAAACCTTCGATTAACGGGGTCTTTCCCTGTGAAGCCCGCGGGCACGAGCTTGCTGGAAATCGTGAAGAAGGTCATCGCGGAACACGAGTTGGCCGATGCAACAGCCACTATCAACCTTACTGCGATTGGCGACTTGCAGGGGACGTGGGACGAATCGCGCATGTGCCAGGCAGTCTCGAATCTAATTGGCAATGCGCTCAACCACGGTGATCGCAGTGAACCGGTTACTATTGTGCTGAACGGCGCTCACCCGGATGACATCGTCTGCTCGGTCCACAATAAGGGGCATATTCCGGATTCGGTTTTGCCGTACGTTTTCGACCCGTTCAGGTCCTCTGCATCAAAGGGCTCTGGTGTGAGCGGGCTCGGCTTAGGTTTGTACATCGTTGCGCAGATTGTGAAGACTCATGGCGGTTCCATTGGCGTAGACTCCAAACCGGACACGGGAACCGGTTTTACGATAGAGCTGCCGCGGCACGTTCCCGGTGCCCACCAGATGCGAATGGAGCGCTGCCTGGGCGCCTGA
- a CDS encoding CheR family methyltransferase, which produces MKVKTDARQDARIDIETELLLEAIYRKYHYDFRGYVRPPLQRRLAEALPKFGCRTLSALQDRLIHDPMVLSAVLDRLTIQFSEMFRDPSYFRSLREDVMPILRTYPSLKVWCAGCGSGEEAYSLAILFREEGLLERTTIYATDINRDALRKAEAGIYNIERMPAFSRNYQQTGASGSLSDYYTAAYGAVTLDKSLQRHILFADHSLATDQVFSEVHFVSCRNVLIYFDRELQSHCFGLFDESLCHRGFLGLGAQETLRSAKWANRFEPVAVKDRIFRKIR; this is translated from the coding sequence ATGAAAGTCAAAACGGACGCCCGGCAAGATGCCCGCATCGATATTGAAACAGAACTCCTGCTGGAAGCGATCTACCGGAAATACCACTATGATTTTCGCGGGTATGTGCGGCCGCCCTTGCAGCGCAGACTTGCAGAAGCGCTTCCAAAGTTCGGCTGTCGTACATTGTCAGCGCTTCAGGACCGGCTCATTCATGACCCGATGGTGTTGTCGGCGGTGTTGGATCGCCTGACGATACAGTTCAGCGAAATGTTTCGCGATCCTTCTTACTTCCGTTCCCTGAGGGAAGATGTAATGCCGATCCTCCGCACGTATCCTTCATTGAAGGTCTGGTGTGCAGGCTGCGGTTCCGGTGAAGAGGCTTATTCGCTGGCCATTCTGTTCCGAGAGGAAGGATTACTGGAACGAACCACAATCTACGCGACGGACATCAATCGCGACGCTCTGAGAAAGGCCGAAGCTGGTATTTATAATATCGAGCGAATGCCCGCCTTCAGCAGGAATTATCAGCAGACAGGCGCATCGGGATCGCTCTCTGACTATTACACTGCGGCGTATGGGGCGGTCACATTGGACAAATCATTGCAGCGTCATATTCTTTTCGCGGACCACAGCCTTGCCACCGATCAGGTATTCTCAGAAGTGCATTTCGTTTCGTGCCGCAATGTCCTCATTTATTTTGACCGGGAGCTTCAATCGCATTGTTTTGGACTGTTCGACGAATCGCTATGCCACAGAGGGTTCCTCGGTCTTGGAGCCCAGGAAACGTTGCGCTCCGCGAAATGGGCAAATCGTTTTGAACCGGTCGCCGTCAAGGACCGGATTTTTCGCAAAATACGATGA
- a CDS encoding response regulator, with amino-acid sequence MRFPEGVISVVDDDESVRASTGNLLRSVGYRVETFAAAHDLLNSRALEETGCLLLDFRMPGIDGLQLQRRLHDGGFRIPIIFITAFDDRFLRQRAMECGAVNVLHKPFDAALLLEAVRIALHRSRSAHIPHAKLMEAAESCLTETAEVTRVLSARESEHLGECSECVDALANMVREMVRGRHEKKAQAMGSDE; translated from the coding sequence ATGCGATTTCCGGAAGGTGTGATCTCGGTTGTTGATGACGACGAATCGGTTCGCGCGTCAACCGGGAATCTACTCCGATCCGTTGGCTATCGAGTCGAAACTTTTGCAGCGGCCCATGATCTCCTGAATTCAAGAGCGCTCGAAGAAACCGGCTGTCTGCTTCTGGATTTCCGCATGCCGGGCATCGATGGCTTGCAGTTGCAACGGCGCCTGCACGACGGCGGCTTCCGTATTCCGATCATCTTCATCACCGCGTTCGATGATAGATTTCTGCGGCAAAGGGCAATGGAGTGCGGCGCAGTAAACGTGCTGCACAAGCCATTCGATGCGGCGCTCCTCCTGGAGGCCGTCCGGATCGCGCTGCATCGAAGCCGCTCGGCACACATTCCTCATGCAAAACTCATGGAAGCCGCGGAGTCTTGTCTCACCGAAACGGCTGAAGTGACCCGCGTTTTATCGGCACGGGAATCCGAACACCTTGGCGAATGTTCCGAGTGCGTTGATGCGCTTGCAAATATGGTCCGTGAAATGGTTCGCGGCCGTCACGAAAAGAAAGCTCAGGCAATGGGATCAGACGAGTGA